One window from the genome of Spiractinospora alimapuensis encodes:
- a CDS encoding Na+/H+ antiporter subunit D, which produces MTGIGNVLVPVPVILPLLAAGIKFLIGAHQRRLREAISVTVLVTIAVVAGVLLYQADRYGPQVAQAGGWPAPVGISLVADRFAALVLLVSALVTLFVLIYALGQGLADEDDTAPLAIFHPSYLVLMAGVACAFLAGDLFNLFVGFEILLTASYVLITLGGTAARIRAGTTYVIINLFSSLVFLVAIAFVYAATGTINLAQLSHRLAELDPGVAQVLQLMLLLGFAIKAAVFPLSAWLPDSYPTASAPVTAVFAGLLTKVGVYTMIRTQTLLFPDNPLTVILAVAAILTMVVGILGALAQDDIKRLLSFTLVSHVGFMVFGIALATQAAIAGAVFYIVHHITVQTALFLTVGLIERRTGTTSKERLGGLIRVSPLLGVLFFVPAMSLGGIPPFSGFMAKLGLLQAGIGVGGPTAWALVIASLATSLLTLYAVCLVWNRSFWGERGQVARDGQVDAVGLSGKDIVVTKSLPRTMVWPTGVLIAVMVGYTVVAGPLADLADRTAEELLDPESNYIQSVPFHEEAK; this is translated from the coding sequence GTGACTGGCATTGGCAACGTTCTGGTGCCGGTGCCGGTGATCCTTCCCCTGCTCGCGGCGGGAATCAAGTTCCTGATCGGCGCCCACCAGCGGCGACTGCGCGAGGCCATCAGCGTGACCGTCCTCGTGACGATCGCCGTGGTCGCGGGAGTCCTGCTGTACCAGGCGGACCGCTACGGTCCCCAGGTCGCCCAGGCGGGCGGCTGGCCCGCTCCGGTGGGGATCAGCCTGGTCGCGGACCGGTTCGCGGCCCTGGTGCTGTTGGTGTCCGCGCTCGTCACCCTGTTCGTGTTGATCTACGCGCTCGGGCAGGGTCTGGCCGACGAGGACGACACCGCGCCTCTGGCGATCTTCCACCCGTCCTATCTGGTGTTGATGGCCGGTGTCGCCTGCGCGTTCCTCGCCGGTGACCTGTTCAACCTGTTCGTCGGCTTCGAAATCCTGCTGACGGCCAGCTATGTACTGATCACCCTGGGCGGGACGGCGGCGCGGATCCGCGCCGGTACCACCTACGTCATCATCAACCTGTTCTCGTCCTTGGTGTTCCTCGTGGCGATCGCGTTCGTCTACGCGGCGACCGGAACCATCAACCTGGCGCAGCTCAGCCACCGCTTGGCGGAGCTGGACCCGGGCGTGGCCCAGGTCCTCCAACTGATGCTGTTGCTCGGCTTCGCGATCAAGGCCGCGGTGTTCCCACTGTCGGCCTGGCTGCCGGACAGCTATCCGACGGCTTCGGCCCCGGTGACCGCGGTCTTCGCGGGACTGCTCACCAAGGTGGGCGTCTACACCATGATCCGGACCCAGACACTGCTGTTCCCGGACAACCCCCTCACGGTGATCCTCGCGGTGGCCGCGATCCTCACCATGGTGGTCGGTATCCTGGGTGCTCTCGCGCAGGACGACATCAAACGTCTGTTGTCGTTCACACTGGTCAGCCACGTTGGGTTCATGGTCTTCGGCATCGCGTTGGCCACTCAGGCCGCCATCGCCGGCGCCGTCTTCTACATCGTCCACCACATCACCGTGCAGACGGCCCTGTTCCTCACCGTCGGACTGATCGAACGTCGAACCGGCACGACGTCCAAGGAACGCCTCGGCGGGCTGATCCGCGTCTCACCGTTACTGGGGGTGTTGTTCTTCGTCCCGGCGATGAGTCTGGGTGGGATCCCGCCGTTCTCCGGCTTCATGGCGAAGCTCGGTCTGCTGCAGGCGGGCATCGGCGTCGGAGGACCGACGGCCTGGGCCCTGGTCATCGCAAGTCTGGCCACCAGCCTGCTCACGCTGTACGCGGTGTGCCTGGTCTGGAACCGTAGCTTCTGGGGGGAGCGCGGACAGGTCGCCCGGGACGGCCAGGTGGACGCCGTCGGGCTCAGCGGTAAGGACATCGTGGTCACCAAGAGCCTGCCCCGGACGATGGTGTGGCCGACCGGTGTCCTCATCGCGGTGATGGTCGGCTACACGGTGGTCGCCGGGCCGCTCGCCGACCTGGCCGACCGGACCGCGGAGGAGCTGTTGGACCCAGAGAGCAACTACATCCAGTCGGTGCCGTTCCACGAGGAAGCAAAATGA